Proteins encoded in a region of the Benincasa hispida cultivar B227 chromosome 2, ASM972705v1, whole genome shotgun sequence genome:
- the LOC120071345 gene encoding 2-oxoglutarate and iron-dependent oxygenase JMJD4 isoform X1: MGIEICGRIDKVNGKGLSYKEFVERYMEKNQPVVLTGLMDDWKACSDWVDENRQPNLGFFSTHFGKSRVQVADCSTREFTDQKRVEMSVSEFIDQWCKEPIQEHGLASDHGLTNKSVLYLKDWHFVKEYPNYTAYSTPHFVCDDWLNLYLDSYRMHRDSDSYQEKDEISCSDYRFVYMGAKGSWTPLHADVFRSYSWSANVCGKKQWFLLPPSQSHLVFDRNMKACIYNIFDDISEDLFPGFKKVSLIPYVQPLLLLSLEYIIFFHVHLFIIMQAAWLECTQEQNEIIFVPSGWYHQVHNLDDTVSINHNWFNSYNLCWVLDLMSRDYNEAKEYIEDIRDICDDFEGLCQRNLAANTGMNFYDFFIFLACFSLANLVVLDTLARDTENVAGSSSPMVQQLAQNLASIQKIALKMKFLECFSEDQGFVLDLEETHKDPNFSKLCYSLIQTCGSIHKQQISNFCTKAIATHDSRTSNVIQNFCDGVSSPEDLVKFIDTVLTKHTNLESPE; encoded by the exons ATGGGTATCGAAATTTGTGGAAGAATAGACAAAGTAAATGGAAAAGGGTTGAGTTATAAGGAATTTGTAGAACGATACATGGAGAAGAACCAACCTGTGGTGTTGACAGGTCTCATGGATGATTGGAAGGCTTGCAGCGATTGGGTCGACGAGAATAGGCAGCCAAATCTAGGGTTCTTTTCCACTCATTTCGGGAAATCCAGGGTACAG GTTGCAGATTGCAGTACTAGAGAATTTACAGATCAGAAGAGAGTAGAAATGTCTGTTTCAGAGTTCATTGATCAATGGTGTAAGGAGCCTATACAGGAGCATGGCCTTGCCTCAGACCACGGACTTACAAACAAGTCTGTACTATACTTGAAGGACTGGCATTTTGTGAAG GAATACCCAAATTATACAGCATACTCAACTCCACACTTCGTTTGTGATGACTGGCTCAACCTGTACCTTGACAGTTACCGTATGCACAGGGACTCTGACTCTTACCAAGAGAAAGATGAAATAAGTTGTTCTGACTATCGTTTTGTTTACATGGGAGCAAAAG GTTCTTGGACTCCACTTCATGCTGACGTTTTCAGGTCATACAGCTGGTCAGCAAATGTTTGTGGAAAGAAACAATGGTTTCTTTTACCTCCTTCTCAGTCTCATCTTGTATTTGACAG GAATATGAAGGCCTGCATATACAATATCTTTGATGATATAAGTGAAGATTTGTTTCCAGGTTTTAAGAAGGTAAGTTTGATTCCATATGTTCAACCTCTTCTCCTTCTATCTCTTGAATATATCATCTTTTTCCATGTTCATTTGTTTATCATTATGCAGGCTGCCTGGTTGGAGTGTACTCAAGAACAGAACGAAATTATATTTGTGCCTAGTGGCTGGTATCATCAAGTTCATAATCTG GATGACACTGTATCAATAAACCACAATTGGTTTAACTCCTACAACCTCTGTTGGGTG TTGGACTTGATGTCACGGGACTACAACGAAGCTAAGGAGTACATAGAAGACATTAGAGATATATGTGATGATTTTGAAGGTCTCTGTCAGCGCAATCTCGCAGCTAACACAG GCATGAACTTCTACGactttttcatcttcttagcATGCTTTTCGCTCGCCAATTTGGTTGTACTTGACACTCTAGCTAGAGACACCGAAAATGTTGCTGGGAGCTCATCTCCAATGGTTCAACAGTTGGCTCAGAATCTTGCTTCAATACAGAAGATTGCCTTGAAAATGAAATTCCTGGAATGTTTTTCAGAAGACCAAGGATTCGTGTTGGATTTAGAAGAAACACACAAAGATCCCAACTTTTCTAAACTCTGTTATTCTTTAATTCAAACTTGTGGGTCCATACACAAACAACAGATTTCGAACTTTTGTACGAAGGCAATTGCAACACATGATTCTAGGACATCG
- the LOC120071344 gene encoding cell division cycle protein 48 homolog isoform X2 gives MEKLLFFRGDTILLKGKKRRDTVCIVLTDDQCEESKIKMNKIVRANLRVRLGDVVSIHQCPDVKYGKRVHILPVDDTIEGVTGNLFDAYLKPYFLEAYRPVRKGDLFLVRGGMRSVEFKVIETDPGEYCVVAPDTEIFCEGEPIKREDEERLNEVGYDDVGGVRKQMAQIRELVELPLRHPQLFKSIGVKPPKGILLYGPPGSGKTLIARAVANETGAFFFLINGPEIMSKLAGESESNLRKAFEEAEKNAPSIIFIDELDSIAPKREKTHGEVERRIVSQLLTLMDGLKTRAHVIVIGATNRPNSIDPALRRFGRFDREIDIGVPDEVGRLEVLRIHTKNMKLAEDVDLERVARDTHGYVGADLAALCTEAALQCIREKMDVIDLEDETIDAEVLNSMSVTNEHFQTALGSSNPSALRETVVEVPNVSWDDIGGLENVKRELQETVQYPVEHPEKFEKFGMSPSKGVLFYGPPGCGKTLLAKAIANECQANFISVKGPELLTMWFGESEANVREIFDKARQSAPCVLFFDELDSIATQRGSSVGDAGGAADRVLNQLLTEMDGMTAKKTVFIIGATNRPDIIDPALLRPGRLDQLIYIPLPDESSRLQIFKACLRKSPVAKDVNLSALARYTHGFSGADITEICQRACKYAIRENIEKDLERERKQGENLEAMEEDDIDDVSEIKAAHFEESMKYARRSVSDSDIRKYQLFAQTLQQSRGIGSEFRFPDRTENAAAGAADPFASTMGAGDDDLYS, from the exons ATGGAAAAGCTACTGTTCTTTAGAGGAGATACTATTTTATTAAAG GGGAAGAAGCGGAGAGATACGGTGTGTATTGTACTCACTGATGATCAATGTGAAGagtcaaaaatcaaaatgaataaaattgtaCGAGCCAATCTCAGAGTTCGTCTTGGAGATGTTGTATCTATCCATCAGTGTCCTGATGTGAAGTATGGAAAGCGGGTTCATATCCTCCCTGTTGATGATACAATAGAGGGTGTTACTGGCAACCTATTTGATGCATATTTGAAAC CTTATTTCTTGGAAGCATATCGACCGGTAAGGAAGGGTGACCTGTTCTTAGTCCGGGGTGGAATGAGAAGTGTTGAGTTTAAGGTCATAGAAACAGACCCTGGTGAATACTGTGTTGTTGCACCTGATACCGAGATCTTCTGTGAGGGAGAGCCCATCAAACGTGAGGATGAGGAGAGATTAAATGAAGTTGGATATGATGATGTTGGAGGTGTCAGGAAGCAAATGGCTCAGATTCGTGAGTTAGTAGAATTACCACTTAGACACCCACAACTTTTCAAATCAATTGGTGTAAAGCCTCCAAAAGGGATATTGCTATATGGGCCTCCTGGATCTGGAAAAACTCTTATAGCAAGAGCTGTTGCTAATGAGACAGGTGCATTCTTCTTTTTGATTAATGGGCCGGAAATAATGTCAAAGTTAGCTGGTGAGAGTGAAAGTAATCTGAGGAAGGCATTTGAGGAAGCTGAAAAGAATGCCCCCTCAATTATATTTATTGATGAGCTTGATTCTATTGCACCAAAGAGGGAGAAAACACATGGAGAAGTGGAAAGACGTATTGTGTCCCAACTTCTTACCTTGATGGATGGCCTCAAGACTCGAGCACATGTTATTGTTATTGGAGCAACTAATAGACCCAATTCAATTGATCCTGCTTTGAGGAGATTTGGAAGATTTGATCGGGAGATTGATATCGGTGTACCTGATGAAGTAGGACGATTGGAAGTTCTTAGGATCCATACAAAGAACATGAAACTTGCAGAGGAT GTTGATCTTGAGAGAGTTGCAAGGGATACCCACGGTTATGTTGGTGCTGATCTTGCCGCTCTTTGCACTGAAGCAGCACTCCAGTGTATTAGGGAGAAAATGGATGTCATCGACTTGGAAGATGAAACAATAGATGCCGAGGTTTTGAATTCCATGTCTGTAACCAATGAACATTTCCAAACTGCTTTAGGGTCTTCTAATCCATCAGCCTTGCGAGAAACT GTTGTGGAGGTTCCAAACGTTTCATGGGATGATATTGGTGGGTTGGAAAATGTTAAAAGAGAGCTCCAGGAG ACTGTCCAATACCCAGTGGAGCATCCTGAGAAGTTTGAAAAATTTGGCATGTCACCATCTAAAGGTGTTCTCTTTTATGGTCCCCCTGGCTGTGGTAAAACGCTACTTGCTAAGGCAATTGCCAATGAATGCCAGGCCAACTTTATAAGTGTGAAAGGACCTGAGTTGCTGACGATGTGGTTTGGTGAAAGTGAGGCAAATGTGAGAGAGATATTTGATAAGGCTCGTCAGTCGGCTCCATGTGTACTATTTTTCGATGAACTCGATTCTATAGCAACTCAG CGTGGTAGTTCTGTTGGAGATGCTGGTGGGGCAGCAGATAGAGTCTTGAACCAACTTCTTACAGAAATGGATGGCATGACTGCAAAGAAGACTGTATTCATAATTGGGGCAACAAACAGGCCAGACATTATAGACCCCGCGCTGCTGAGGCCGGGACGCCTGGACCAATTAATATACATCCCACTCCCTGACGAGTCTTCTCgtcttcaaattttcaaagcATGTCTGCGAAAGTCACCGGTGGCTAAAGATGTCAATCTATCAGCTCTTGCACGGTACACCCATGGCTTTAGTGGAGCTGATATCACTGAAATATGTCAGCGTGCCTGCAAATATGCCATTAGAGAAAATATTGAGAAG GATCTCGAAAGGGAGAGAAAGCAAGGTGAAAACTTGGAAGCCATGGAAGAAGACGACATCGATGACGTCTCGGAGATAAAGGCAGCACATTTTGAGGAGTCAATGAAGTATGCTCGACGAAGTGTTAGTGATTCAGACATCAGGAAGTACCAGCTCTTTGCTCAGACCCTACAGCAATCTCGTGGGATTGGTTCTGAGTTTCGGTTCCCTGATCGAACCGAGAATGCAGCAGCGGGAGCTGCAGACCCATTTGCTTCGACTATGGGTGCTGGAGATGATGATCTTTACAGCTGA
- the LOC120071344 gene encoding cell division cycle protein 48 homolog isoform X1: MTEPTGSSVTDKGHEPSSSSDQKSTKRDFSTAILERKKSPNRLVVDEAINDDNSVVSLHPATMEKLLFFRGDTILLKGKKRRDTVCIVLTDDQCEESKIKMNKIVRANLRVRLGDVVSIHQCPDVKYGKRVHILPVDDTIEGVTGNLFDAYLKPYFLEAYRPVRKGDLFLVRGGMRSVEFKVIETDPGEYCVVAPDTEIFCEGEPIKREDEERLNEVGYDDVGGVRKQMAQIRELVELPLRHPQLFKSIGVKPPKGILLYGPPGSGKTLIARAVANETGAFFFLINGPEIMSKLAGESESNLRKAFEEAEKNAPSIIFIDELDSIAPKREKTHGEVERRIVSQLLTLMDGLKTRAHVIVIGATNRPNSIDPALRRFGRFDREIDIGVPDEVGRLEVLRIHTKNMKLAEDVDLERVARDTHGYVGADLAALCTEAALQCIREKMDVIDLEDETIDAEVLNSMSVTNEHFQTALGSSNPSALRETVVEVPNVSWDDIGGLENVKRELQETVQYPVEHPEKFEKFGMSPSKGVLFYGPPGCGKTLLAKAIANECQANFISVKGPELLTMWFGESEANVREIFDKARQSAPCVLFFDELDSIATQRGSSVGDAGGAADRVLNQLLTEMDGMTAKKTVFIIGATNRPDIIDPALLRPGRLDQLIYIPLPDESSRLQIFKACLRKSPVAKDVNLSALARYTHGFSGADITEICQRACKYAIRENIEKDLERERKQGENLEAMEEDDIDDVSEIKAAHFEESMKYARRSVSDSDIRKYQLFAQTLQQSRGIGSEFRFPDRTENAAAGAADPFASTMGAGDDDLYS, from the exons ATGACAGAACCAACAGGCTCATCGGTTACTGATAAGGGCCACGAACCCTCTTCTTCATCGGACCA GAAAAGTACTAAACGGGATTTTTCCACTGCAATTTTGGAACGCAAGAAGTCTCCAAATCGTTTAGTTGTTGATGAGGCTATAAATGACGATAACTCTGTGGTTTCTTTGCATCCTGCTACCATGGAAAAGCTACTGTTCTTTAGAGGAGATACTATTTTATTAAAG GGGAAGAAGCGGAGAGATACGGTGTGTATTGTACTCACTGATGATCAATGTGAAGagtcaaaaatcaaaatgaataaaattgtaCGAGCCAATCTCAGAGTTCGTCTTGGAGATGTTGTATCTATCCATCAGTGTCCTGATGTGAAGTATGGAAAGCGGGTTCATATCCTCCCTGTTGATGATACAATAGAGGGTGTTACTGGCAACCTATTTGATGCATATTTGAAAC CTTATTTCTTGGAAGCATATCGACCGGTAAGGAAGGGTGACCTGTTCTTAGTCCGGGGTGGAATGAGAAGTGTTGAGTTTAAGGTCATAGAAACAGACCCTGGTGAATACTGTGTTGTTGCACCTGATACCGAGATCTTCTGTGAGGGAGAGCCCATCAAACGTGAGGATGAGGAGAGATTAAATGAAGTTGGATATGATGATGTTGGAGGTGTCAGGAAGCAAATGGCTCAGATTCGTGAGTTAGTAGAATTACCACTTAGACACCCACAACTTTTCAAATCAATTGGTGTAAAGCCTCCAAAAGGGATATTGCTATATGGGCCTCCTGGATCTGGAAAAACTCTTATAGCAAGAGCTGTTGCTAATGAGACAGGTGCATTCTTCTTTTTGATTAATGGGCCGGAAATAATGTCAAAGTTAGCTGGTGAGAGTGAAAGTAATCTGAGGAAGGCATTTGAGGAAGCTGAAAAGAATGCCCCCTCAATTATATTTATTGATGAGCTTGATTCTATTGCACCAAAGAGGGAGAAAACACATGGAGAAGTGGAAAGACGTATTGTGTCCCAACTTCTTACCTTGATGGATGGCCTCAAGACTCGAGCACATGTTATTGTTATTGGAGCAACTAATAGACCCAATTCAATTGATCCTGCTTTGAGGAGATTTGGAAGATTTGATCGGGAGATTGATATCGGTGTACCTGATGAAGTAGGACGATTGGAAGTTCTTAGGATCCATACAAAGAACATGAAACTTGCAGAGGAT GTTGATCTTGAGAGAGTTGCAAGGGATACCCACGGTTATGTTGGTGCTGATCTTGCCGCTCTTTGCACTGAAGCAGCACTCCAGTGTATTAGGGAGAAAATGGATGTCATCGACTTGGAAGATGAAACAATAGATGCCGAGGTTTTGAATTCCATGTCTGTAACCAATGAACATTTCCAAACTGCTTTAGGGTCTTCTAATCCATCAGCCTTGCGAGAAACT GTTGTGGAGGTTCCAAACGTTTCATGGGATGATATTGGTGGGTTGGAAAATGTTAAAAGAGAGCTCCAGGAG ACTGTCCAATACCCAGTGGAGCATCCTGAGAAGTTTGAAAAATTTGGCATGTCACCATCTAAAGGTGTTCTCTTTTATGGTCCCCCTGGCTGTGGTAAAACGCTACTTGCTAAGGCAATTGCCAATGAATGCCAGGCCAACTTTATAAGTGTGAAAGGACCTGAGTTGCTGACGATGTGGTTTGGTGAAAGTGAGGCAAATGTGAGAGAGATATTTGATAAGGCTCGTCAGTCGGCTCCATGTGTACTATTTTTCGATGAACTCGATTCTATAGCAACTCAG CGTGGTAGTTCTGTTGGAGATGCTGGTGGGGCAGCAGATAGAGTCTTGAACCAACTTCTTACAGAAATGGATGGCATGACTGCAAAGAAGACTGTATTCATAATTGGGGCAACAAACAGGCCAGACATTATAGACCCCGCGCTGCTGAGGCCGGGACGCCTGGACCAATTAATATACATCCCACTCCCTGACGAGTCTTCTCgtcttcaaattttcaaagcATGTCTGCGAAAGTCACCGGTGGCTAAAGATGTCAATCTATCAGCTCTTGCACGGTACACCCATGGCTTTAGTGGAGCTGATATCACTGAAATATGTCAGCGTGCCTGCAAATATGCCATTAGAGAAAATATTGAGAAG GATCTCGAAAGGGAGAGAAAGCAAGGTGAAAACTTGGAAGCCATGGAAGAAGACGACATCGATGACGTCTCGGAGATAAAGGCAGCACATTTTGAGGAGTCAATGAAGTATGCTCGACGAAGTGTTAGTGATTCAGACATCAGGAAGTACCAGCTCTTTGCTCAGACCCTACAGCAATCTCGTGGGATTGGTTCTGAGTTTCGGTTCCCTGATCGAACCGAGAATGCAGCAGCGGGAGCTGCAGACCCATTTGCTTCGACTATGGGTGCTGGAGATGATGATCTTTACAGCTGA
- the LOC120071345 gene encoding 2-oxoglutarate and iron-dependent oxygenase JMJD4 isoform X3, which produces MSVSEFIDQWCKEPIQEHGLASDHGLTNKSVLYLKDWHFVKEYPNYTAYSTPHFVCDDWLNLYLDSYRMHRDSDSYQEKDEISCSDYRFVYMGAKGSWTPLHADVFRSYSWSANVCGKKQWFLLPPSQSHLVFDRNMKACIYNIFDDISEDLFPGFKKAAWLECTQEQNEIIFVPSGWYHQVHNLDDTVSINHNWFNSYNLCWVLDLMSRDYNEAKEYIEDIRDICDDFEGLCQRNLAANTGMNFYDFFIFLACFSLANLVVLDTLARDTENVAGSSSPMVQQLAQNLASIQKIALKMKFLECFSEDQGFVLDLEETHKDPNFSKLCYSLIQTCGSIHKQQISNFCTKAIATHDSRTSNVIQNFCDGVSSPEDLVKFIDTVLTKHTNLESPE; this is translated from the exons ATGTCTGTTTCAGAGTTCATTGATCAATGGTGTAAGGAGCCTATACAGGAGCATGGCCTTGCCTCAGACCACGGACTTACAAACAAGTCTGTACTATACTTGAAGGACTGGCATTTTGTGAAG GAATACCCAAATTATACAGCATACTCAACTCCACACTTCGTTTGTGATGACTGGCTCAACCTGTACCTTGACAGTTACCGTATGCACAGGGACTCTGACTCTTACCAAGAGAAAGATGAAATAAGTTGTTCTGACTATCGTTTTGTTTACATGGGAGCAAAAG GTTCTTGGACTCCACTTCATGCTGACGTTTTCAGGTCATACAGCTGGTCAGCAAATGTTTGTGGAAAGAAACAATGGTTTCTTTTACCTCCTTCTCAGTCTCATCTTGTATTTGACAG GAATATGAAGGCCTGCATATACAATATCTTTGATGATATAAGTGAAGATTTGTTTCCAGGTTTTAAGAAG GCTGCCTGGTTGGAGTGTACTCAAGAACAGAACGAAATTATATTTGTGCCTAGTGGCTGGTATCATCAAGTTCATAATCTG GATGACACTGTATCAATAAACCACAATTGGTTTAACTCCTACAACCTCTGTTGGGTG TTGGACTTGATGTCACGGGACTACAACGAAGCTAAGGAGTACATAGAAGACATTAGAGATATATGTGATGATTTTGAAGGTCTCTGTCAGCGCAATCTCGCAGCTAACACAG GCATGAACTTCTACGactttttcatcttcttagcATGCTTTTCGCTCGCCAATTTGGTTGTACTTGACACTCTAGCTAGAGACACCGAAAATGTTGCTGGGAGCTCATCTCCAATGGTTCAACAGTTGGCTCAGAATCTTGCTTCAATACAGAAGATTGCCTTGAAAATGAAATTCCTGGAATGTTTTTCAGAAGACCAAGGATTCGTGTTGGATTTAGAAGAAACACACAAAGATCCCAACTTTTCTAAACTCTGTTATTCTTTAATTCAAACTTGTGGGTCCATACACAAACAACAGATTTCGAACTTTTGTACGAAGGCAATTGCAACACATGATTCTAGGACATCG
- the LOC120071345 gene encoding 2-oxoglutarate and iron-dependent oxygenase JMJD4 isoform X2, producing MGIEICGRIDKVNGKGLSYKEFVERYMEKNQPVVLTGLMDDWKACSDWVDENRQPNLGFFSTHFGKSRVQVADCSTREFTDQKRVEMSVSEFIDQWCKEPIQEHGLASDHGLTNKSVLYLKDWHFVKEYPNYTAYSTPHFVCDDWLNLYLDSYRMHRDSDSYQEKDEISCSDYRFVYMGAKGSWTPLHADVFRSYSWSANVCGKKQWFLLPPSQSHLVFDRNMKACIYNIFDDISEDLFPGFKKAAWLECTQEQNEIIFVPSGWYHQVHNLDDTVSINHNWFNSYNLCWVLDLMSRDYNEAKEYIEDIRDICDDFEGLCQRNLAANTGMNFYDFFIFLACFSLANLVVLDTLARDTENVAGSSSPMVQQLAQNLASIQKIALKMKFLECFSEDQGFVLDLEETHKDPNFSKLCYSLIQTCGSIHKQQISNFCTKAIATHDSRTSNVIQNFCDGVSSPEDLVKFIDTVLTKHTNLESPE from the exons ATGGGTATCGAAATTTGTGGAAGAATAGACAAAGTAAATGGAAAAGGGTTGAGTTATAAGGAATTTGTAGAACGATACATGGAGAAGAACCAACCTGTGGTGTTGACAGGTCTCATGGATGATTGGAAGGCTTGCAGCGATTGGGTCGACGAGAATAGGCAGCCAAATCTAGGGTTCTTTTCCACTCATTTCGGGAAATCCAGGGTACAG GTTGCAGATTGCAGTACTAGAGAATTTACAGATCAGAAGAGAGTAGAAATGTCTGTTTCAGAGTTCATTGATCAATGGTGTAAGGAGCCTATACAGGAGCATGGCCTTGCCTCAGACCACGGACTTACAAACAAGTCTGTACTATACTTGAAGGACTGGCATTTTGTGAAG GAATACCCAAATTATACAGCATACTCAACTCCACACTTCGTTTGTGATGACTGGCTCAACCTGTACCTTGACAGTTACCGTATGCACAGGGACTCTGACTCTTACCAAGAGAAAGATGAAATAAGTTGTTCTGACTATCGTTTTGTTTACATGGGAGCAAAAG GTTCTTGGACTCCACTTCATGCTGACGTTTTCAGGTCATACAGCTGGTCAGCAAATGTTTGTGGAAAGAAACAATGGTTTCTTTTACCTCCTTCTCAGTCTCATCTTGTATTTGACAG GAATATGAAGGCCTGCATATACAATATCTTTGATGATATAAGTGAAGATTTGTTTCCAGGTTTTAAGAAG GCTGCCTGGTTGGAGTGTACTCAAGAACAGAACGAAATTATATTTGTGCCTAGTGGCTGGTATCATCAAGTTCATAATCTG GATGACACTGTATCAATAAACCACAATTGGTTTAACTCCTACAACCTCTGTTGGGTG TTGGACTTGATGTCACGGGACTACAACGAAGCTAAGGAGTACATAGAAGACATTAGAGATATATGTGATGATTTTGAAGGTCTCTGTCAGCGCAATCTCGCAGCTAACACAG GCATGAACTTCTACGactttttcatcttcttagcATGCTTTTCGCTCGCCAATTTGGTTGTACTTGACACTCTAGCTAGAGACACCGAAAATGTTGCTGGGAGCTCATCTCCAATGGTTCAACAGTTGGCTCAGAATCTTGCTTCAATACAGAAGATTGCCTTGAAAATGAAATTCCTGGAATGTTTTTCAGAAGACCAAGGATTCGTGTTGGATTTAGAAGAAACACACAAAGATCCCAACTTTTCTAAACTCTGTTATTCTTTAATTCAAACTTGTGGGTCCATACACAAACAACAGATTTCGAACTTTTGTACGAAGGCAATTGCAACACATGATTCTAGGACATCG